The following DNA comes from Marichromatium purpuratum 984.
CGGCACATAGGCCGGGCAGCTGCGGAAATAAGCGGTGGCGATGAGGACGAGCCCGACCAGGCCGAGCAGGTTGAGGGTCATCAGCCCCCACAGCGCGATGACGGCACCAGCGGCGAAACGAATGTTGCGATCGGTGT
Coding sequences within:
- a CDS encoding YgaP family membrane protein, coding for MNMPQNIGDTDRNIRFAAGAVIALWGLMTLNLLGLVGLVLIATAYFRSCPAYVPMNIDTTQK